The Rhinolophus ferrumequinum isolate MPI-CBG mRhiFer1 chromosome 6, mRhiFer1_v1.p, whole genome shotgun sequence genome has a window encoding:
- the LOC117023106 gene encoding disintegrin and metalloproteinase domain-containing protein 21-like, producing the protein MVVGEARVSVKLVLLQLWLGVSLPPSGLSQARPSQHLSSPEVVIPLKVTSRGRGVKAPGWLSYSIQFGGWTHIVHMRVKKFLVSRHLSVFTYTDQRALHEYQAFVPDDCFYHGYVEGVSESLVALSTCSGGFQGMLQINDLAYEIEPITHSTTFEHWVYKINTSETQFPPIRCGLTKKEIARQQLQFEEAKETTLRQNSTDNRWTHSWFLELVVVVDQNFFTYSQSNFSMVQEDVFLVVNIVDSIYQQLGTYVILIGIEIWNHGNVFPMVSIEQVLEDFAQWKHISLSRLQYDAAHIFIKNPLISTLGIAYVAGICRPPIDCGVNNFRGDPWSLFALTVAHELGHTLGMRHDEEFCLCGQSGCIMNAVRVPAESFTNCSYADFTKTTLNQGWCLHTPPSLGEVLTLKRCGNGVVEGEEECDCGSTKQCEQDPCCLLSCTLRPGAACAFGLCCRDCKFMPSGELCRHQVNECDLPEWCNGTSQQCPEDGYVQDGIPCSDNAYCYQKRCNNHDEQCREIFGEGARSASQNCYKEINSQGNRFGHCGINGTAYLKCNTSDTFCGRVQCENVGDIPHLRDHSSLQHTHINGVTCWGVGYHLGMHTPQVGEVKDGTVCGSRKICIHKKCVSLSLLSQVCLPETCNMKGVCNNKHHCHCGYGWSPPYCLHRGYGGSVDSGPAPARRGVFFPLVIILSLSIFLLLLTTAFMYLQKHFAL; encoded by the coding sequence ATGGTAGTTGGTGAGGCCCGAGTGTCAGTGAAACTTGTTCTCCTGCAGCTCTGGCTTGGGGTGTCTCTGCCCCCTTCTGGCCTCTCCCAGGCTAGGCCCTCCCAACACCTCAGCTCCCCAGAAGTGGTGATCCCCTTGAAGGTGACCAGCAGGGGCAGAGGTGTAAAGGCTCCAGGCTGGCTCTCCTACAGCATTCAGTTTGGGGGATGGACACATATTGTCCACATGAGAGTCAAGAAGTTCTTGGTCTCCAGACACCTCTCGGTGTTCACCTACACGGACCAGCGTGCCCTCCATGAGTATCAGGCTTTTGTTCCTGACGACTGCTTCTATCACGGTTATGTGGAGGGGGTCTCCGAGTCCCTGGTTGCCCTCAGTACCTGTTCTGGGGGCTTTCAAGGAATGCTACAGATAAATGACCTTGCTTATGAAATCGAGCCCATCACACACTCTACTACATTTGAACACTGGGTTTATAAGATCAACACCAGTGAGACACAATTCCCACCTATTAGATGTGGcttaacaaagaaggaaatagcaCGCCAGCAGTTACAATTTGAAGAGGCTAAGGAAACGACTCTGAGACAAAATTCTACTGATAACCGGTGGACCCACTCATGGTTTCTGGAGCTGGTTGTCGTGGTAGATCAAAATTTCTTCACTTACTCCCAAAGTAACTTCTCAATGGTGCAGGAGGATGTATTTCTTGTTGTCAACATAGTGGATTCCATTTATCAGCAGTTGGGCACTTATGTGATTTTGATTGGGATAGAGATTTGGAATCACGGAAATGTTTTCCCAATGGTAAGCATAGAGCAGGTTCTGGAGGATTTTGCTCAGTGGAAACACATCAGTCTTTCCCGGCTACAGTATGACGCTgcacatattttcattaaaaatccaCTTATAAGTACACTTGGGATAGCCTACGTTGCCGGAATATGTCGTCCGCCTATTGATTGTGGAGTTAACAATTTCCGAGGAGACCCCTGGTCTCTTTTTGCCCTCACCGTGGCCCATGAGTTAGGTCATACTTTGGGGATGAGGCACGATGAAGAATTCTGTCTGTGTGGGCAAAGTGGTTGCATCATGAATGCTGTCAGAGTGCCAGCAGAGAGCTTCACCAACTGTAGTTACGCAGATTTTACAAAGACCACTTTAAACCAGGGGTGGTGTCTGCACACTCCTCCCAGTCTCGGGGAAGTCCTCACGCTGAAGCGCTGTGGGAACGGGGTGGTTGAAGGCGAAGAGGAATGTGACTGTGGATCTACAAAGCAGTGCGAACAAGATCCCTGCTGTCTGTTGAGCTGCACTCTGAGGCCTGGCGCTGCCTGTGCTTTTGGGCTTTGTTGCAGAGACTGCAAGTTCATGCCGTCGGGGGAGCTCTGTAGACATCAGGTCAATGAATGTGACCTTCCAGAGTGGTGCAATGGGACATCCCAGCAGTGCCCAGAAGATGGATATGTGCAGGATGGGATTCCCTGCAGTGACAACGCCTACTGCTATCAAAAGAGATGTAATAACCATGATGAACAGTGCAGGGAGATTTTTGGTGAAGGTGCACGGAGTGCATCTCAGAATTGCTATAAAGAAATCAACTCCCAGGGAAATCGTTTTGGCCACTGTGGTATAAATGGCACGGCATACCTAAAATGCAATACCTCAGATACCTTTTGTGGGAGAGTTCAGTGTGAGAATGTGGGAGACATTCCCCATCTGAGAGATCACTCTTCTTTGCAGCACACTCACATCAATGGTGTCACGTGCTGGGGTGTCGGTTACCATTTAGGGATGCACACACCTCAGGTTGGTGAAGTGAAAGATGGCACTGTGTGTGGTTCAAGAAAGATCTGCATACACAAGAAATgtgtcagtctctctctcctgtcACAAGTCTGCCTGCCTGAGACCTGCAACATGAAAGGGGTCTGCAATAATAAACATCACTGCCACTGTGGCTATGGGTGGTCCCCACCCTACTGCCTGCACAGAGGCTATGGAGGTAGCGTTGACAGTGGCCCGGCACCTGCCAGAAGAGGAGTTTTCTTTCCACTAGTTATAATTCtcagtttgtctatttttcttttactgttgaCAACTGCATTTATGTACCTTCAAAAACATTTTGCTCTCTAG